A stretch of the Glandiceps talaboti chromosome 23, keGlaTala1.1, whole genome shotgun sequence genome encodes the following:
- the LOC144452927 gene encoding uncharacterized protein LOC144452927 isoform X2, with translation MNRQIAYQAKEAGLGVYVTVLDATEEDMVDAEERGINLIIAKQVDSDKNIKWLTVYHKVHYPDLENIPDLGIIIGHAPLTSEAALEIRDQRFPGKEVFLFIHVIPEDIEVHKETWTPERVEEREVNILQAAEKATMVFSVGPRVFNHFDSKFRAIEGKVNHVNYYPYPDQEFFDINIKKPSPEHPVRILTFGRIAGVGNLKGYDIVAGALSKVSDLLHEVRLPAPIWTIRGVQQGQHEESKEYILKYVETNYLKFNLYPYGSQNKIRRDMKQSHMVLMASRSEPFGLVGLEAIAAGIPVLVTSNSGLAQFLKEQFPIDANAMIVDAGVNEKSLQSDIRTWQKAIIDVIRDNYEARFEKAQSLKLELQNSKVLREAKESFITALQW, from the coding sequence ATGAACAGACAGATAGCTTACCAAGCTAAGGAGGCAGGTCTTGGTGTCTATGTCACGGTTCTTGACGCTACAGAAGAAGACATGGTTGATGCTGAAGAGAGAGGTATCAATTTAATTATCGCCAAACAGGTAGACAGTGACAAGAACATCAAATGGTTGACTGTGTACCACAAGGTCCATTACCCTGACTTAGAGAACATTCCAGACTTAGGTATCATAATCGGACATGCTCCTTTAACATCCGAAGCAGCGTTGGAAATTCGAGACCAGAGGTTTCCTGGTAAAGAAGTGTTTCTCTTTATTCACGTAATACCAGAAGACATTGAAGTTCACAAGGAAACCTGGACACCTGAACGAGTTGAAGAGAGAGAAGTCAATATACTTCAAGCTGCAGAGAAGGCAACTATGGTATTCTCTGTCGGTCCTAGAGTATTCAATCATTTCGATTCTAAATTCAGAGCAATAGAAGGCAAAGTTAACCACGTTAACTACTACCCTTATCCAGACCAGGAGTTCTTCGACATCAACATCAAAAAACCTTCACCTGAACATCCTGTACGCATATTGACATTTGGTAGGATAGCTGGTGTCGGCAATTTAAAAGGATACGATATCGTAGCTGGTGCTTTAAGTAAAGTAAGCGACTTGCTCCATGAGGTTAGACTACCAGCTCCAATTTGGACTATCCGTGGCGTACAACAAGGCCAACATGAGGAGAGCAAAGAATATATTCTAAAGTACGTCGaaacaaattatttgaaatttaactTATATCCGTACGGTTCGCAGAACAAAATACGACGAGATATGAAGCAGAGTCACATGGTTCTGATGGCCTCACGGAGCGAACCATTCGGTCTTGTCGGACTTGAAGCCATAGCCGCTGGTATACCCGTCTTAGTCACTTCCAACTCGGGACTGGCACAGTTTTTGAAGGAACAGTTTCCAATTGACGCCAACGCAATGATCGTTGACGCAGGAGTGAATGAAAAGTCACTACAAAGTGACATTAGAACCTGGCAGAAGGCAATCATCGACGTAATTAGGGACAATTATGAAGCACGTTTCGAAAAAGCACAAAGTCTTAAACTTGAACTGCAAAATTCAAAGGTTTTGAGAGAAGCCAAAGAAAGCTTTATCACAGCTCTGCAATGGTAA
- the LOC144452927 gene encoding uncharacterized protein LOC144452927 isoform X1, whose product MIVTENFKMIQYHGFLIVLAICMLIVTPKALAFNYGQTCDADGLDCFHGDKPTRNKSVLILNDEWGTSKGGISSMNRQIAYQAKEAGLGVYVTVLDATEEDMVDAEERGINLIIAKQVDSDKNIKWLTVYHKVHYPDLENIPDLGIIIGHAPLTSEAALEIRDQRFPGKEVFLFIHVIPEDIEVHKETWTPERVEEREVNILQAAEKATMVFSVGPRVFNHFDSKFRAIEGKVNHVNYYPYPDQEFFDINIKKPSPEHPVRILTFGRIAGVGNLKGYDIVAGALSKVSDLLHEVRLPAPIWTIRGVQQGQHEESKEYILKYVETNYLKFNLYPYGSQNKIRRDMKQSHMVLMASRSEPFGLVGLEAIAAGIPVLVTSNSGLAQFLKEQFPIDANAMIVDAGVNEKSLQSDIRTWQKAIIDVIRDNYEARFEKAQSLKLELQNSKVLREAKESFITALQW is encoded by the exons ATG ATTGTCACAGAAAACTTTAAAATGATACAATACCATGGTTTCCTGATTGTTTTAGCCATATGCATGCTAATAGTCACTCCAAAGGCATTGGCTTTTAACTATGGCCAAACATGCGATGCAGATGGGCTTGACTGTTTCCATGGAGACAAACCAACTCGTAATAAAAG TGTTTTGATCCTGAATGACGAGTGGGGTACATCAAAAGGTGGAATATCCAGTATGAACAGACAGATAGCTTACCAAGCTAAGGAGGCAGGTCTTGGTGTCTATGTCACGGTTCTTGACGCTACAGAAGAAGACATGGTTGATGCTGAAGAGAGAGGTATCAATTTAATTATCGCCAAACAGGTAGACAGTGACAAGAACATCAAATGGTTGACTGTGTACCACAAGGTCCATTACCCTGACTTAGAGAACATTCCAGACTTAGGTATCATAATCGGACATGCTCCTTTAACATCCGAAGCAGCGTTGGAAATTCGAGACCAGAGGTTTCCTGGTAAAGAAGTGTTTCTCTTTATTCACGTAATACCAGAAGACATTGAAGTTCACAAGGAAACCTGGACACCTGAACGAGTTGAAGAGAGAGAAGTCAATATACTTCAAGCTGCAGAGAAGGCAACTATGGTATTCTCTGTCGGTCCTAGAGTATTCAATCATTTCGATTCTAAATTCAGAGCAATAGAAGGCAAAGTTAACCACGTTAACTACTACCCTTATCCAGACCAGGAGTTCTTCGACATCAACATCAAAAAACCTTCACCTGAACATCCTGTACGCATATTGACATTTGGTAGGATAGCTGGTGTCGGCAATTTAAAAGGATACGATATCGTAGCTGGTGCTTTAAGTAAAGTAAGCGACTTGCTCCATGAGGTTAGACTACCAGCTCCAATTTGGACTATCCGTGGCGTACAACAAGGCCAACATGAGGAGAGCAAAGAATATATTCTAAAGTACGTCGaaacaaattatttgaaatttaactTATATCCGTACGGTTCGCAGAACAAAATACGACGAGATATGAAGCAGAGTCACATGGTTCTGATGGCCTCACGGAGCGAACCATTCGGTCTTGTCGGACTTGAAGCCATAGCCGCTGGTATACCCGTCTTAGTCACTTCCAACTCGGGACTGGCACAGTTTTTGAAGGAACAGTTTCCAATTGACGCCAACGCAATGATCGTTGACGCAGGAGTGAATGAAAAGTCACTACAAAGTGACATTAGAACCTGGCAGAAGGCAATCATCGACGTAATTAGGGACAATTATGAAGCACGTTTCGAAAAAGCACAAAGTCTTAAACTTGAACTGCAAAATTCAAAGGTTTTGAGAGAAGCCAAAGAAAGCTTTATCACAGCTCTGCAATGGTAA